Proteins encoded together in one Cicer arietinum cultivar CDC Frontier isolate Library 1 chromosome 4, Cicar.CDCFrontier_v2.0, whole genome shotgun sequence window:
- the LOC101490805 gene encoding uncharacterized protein, translating to MTMVTSASSIIAMNLRPLSPSSPIPFHSSFSTTTTTTRPVQLRLNLKFLAKKEHSHSHEPLESSRPNSETILHSCSPFPLLYAAALIPGGESVRSVFEPFVEIVKSLNLPDWLVHWGHPANMAVVLFAMGGYGTYLGFRIRYSDDVEEKAKAKDLHPKLLAGMFFFFALGATGGVTSLLTSDKPIFESPHAVTGVIGLALLTIQTILPSLFEGNPGLRNVHGILGSSIMTLFLVHAALGLQLGFSS from the exons ATGACCATGGTAACATCTGCTTCTTCCATAATTGCCATGAATCTTCGTCCTCTGTCACCATCTTCTCCCATTCCATTTCATTCCTCTTtctccacaacaacaacaacaacacgaCCCGTGCAGCTTCGCCTCAACCTCAAATTTCTCGCCAAAAAGGAACACTCACACTCACACGAACCCCTAGAATCTTCACGACCTAACAGTGAAACAATCTTACACTCTTGCTCTCCCTTCCCATTGCTTTACGCCGCCGCTCTCATTCCCGGAG gTGAAAGTGTGAGATCTGTGTTTGAGCCTTTCGTTGAGATAGTGAAGTCGTTAAATCTGCCGGACTGGCTCGTACATTGGGGTCACCCTGCTAACATg GCAGTTGTGCTGTTTGCTATGGGTGGTTACGGTACCTATCTGGGTTTTCGCATACGTTATTCCGATGACGTG GAGGAAAAGGCGAAGGCAAAGGACTTGCATCCCAAGCTATTAGCTGGtatgtttttcttctttgcGCTTGGAGCTACAGGTGGAGTAACATCTCTACTGACTTCAGATAAACCCATTTTTGAGAG TCCTCATGCTGTTACAGGCGTTATTGGTCTTGCTTTGTTGACAATACAAACTATACTACCTTCACTTTTTGAG GGAAATCCTGGATTAAGGAATGTTCACGGTATCTTGGGTAGTAGTATCATGACACTTTTTCTTGTTCATGCTGCCCTTGGACTTCAATTAGGCTTCAGTTCCTGA
- the LOC101491130 gene encoding S-adenosylmethionine synthase 3, whose translation MDTFLFTSESVNEGHPDKICDQVSDAILDACLEQDPESKVACETCTKTNMVMVFGEITTKAKVNYEKIVRDTCRGIGFVSDDVGLDADKCNVLVNIEQQSPDIAQGVHGHLSKKPEDIGAGDQGHMFGYATDETPELMPLTHVLATKIGAKLTEVRKNNTCPWVRPDGKTQVTVEYKNDNGAMVPIRVHTILISTQHDETVTNDQIAKDLKEHVIKPVVPAEYLDDNTIFHLNPSGRFVIGGPHGDAGLTGRKIIIDTYGGWGAHGGGAFSGKDPTKVDRSGAYIVRQAAKSVVASGLARRCIVQVSYAIGVPEPLSVFVDTYKTGKIPDKDILVLIKESFDFRPGMIAINLDLTRGGNFRYQKTAAYGHFGRDDPDFTWETVKILKPKA comes from the coding sequence ATGGATACCTTCCTCTTCACCTCAGAATCTGTAAACGAAGGTCACCCTGACAAGATCTGTGACCAGGTCTCAGATGCCATCCTTGATGCATGCTTGGAGCAAGATCCAGAGAGCAAGGTTGCCTGCGAGACCTGTACAAAAACCAACATGGTTATGGTCTTTGGTGAAATCACAACCAAGGCAAAAGTGAACTATGAGAAAATAGTTCGTGACACTTGCAGGGGTATTGGCTTTGTTTCTGATGATGTTGGTCTTGATGCTGACAAATGCAATGTTCTTGTCAACATTGAACAGCAGAGCCCCGATATTGCTCAAGGAGTTCATGGTCACTTGTCCAAAAAACCTGAGGATATTGGAGCTGGTGATCAAGGTCACATGTTTGGCTATGCCACTGATGAAACACCTGAGCTAATGCCACTCACACATGTGCTTGCTACTAAAATTGGTGCCAAGCTCACTGAAGTTAGAAAGAACAATACATGTCCATGGGTTAGGCCTGATGGTAAAACCCAAGTGACTGTTGAATACAAGAATGATAATGGAGCCATGGTCCCTATTCGTGTGCACACAATCCTCATCTCAACTCAACACGACGAAACTGTCACCAATGACCAGATTGCTAAAGATTTGAAAGAGCATGTAATAAAGCCTGTTGTCCCAGCTGAATACCTCGACGACAACACCATCTTTCACCTTAACCCTTCAGGTAGGTTTGTGATTGGTGGACCTCATGGAGATGCAGGACTCACCGGCAGGAAGATCATTATTGATACCTATGGTGGTTGGGGTGCTCATGGTGGAGGTGCTTTCTCAGGAAAGGATCCCACCAAGGTGGATAGGAGTGGTGCATACATTGTTAGGCAAGCAGCAAAAAGTGTGGTTGCTTCTGGTCTTGCCCGTCGTTGTATCGTGCAGGTTTCTTATGCAATTGGAGTTCCAGAGCCACTTTCTGTGTTTGTTGACACCTACAAAACTGGAAAGATTCCTGATAAGGATATTTTGGTTTTGATTAAGGAGAGTTTTGACTTCAGGCCTGGAATGATTGCTATCAATCTTGACCTCACAAGAGGTGGCAATTTCAGGTACCAGAAGACTGCTGCTTATGGGCATTTTGGACGAGATGATCCCGATTTTACATGGGAGACTGTGAAGATACTCAAGCCCAAGGCTTGA
- the LOC101491442 gene encoding pentatricopeptide repeat-containing protein At2g22410, mitochondrial-like codes for MATKHAHALLLGIRNNEWLKTLLSSCKTVQQAFQIHAHIVVSGHHQNIFLFTKLFSFYASSSQTLRHSHILFSQITNPDVFLWNAIIKAYSLTIQSPPQHPFSLFKSMLSSSSSPDTFTFPFLLKSCANSSISGPKLGLQVHCHVAKNGVESDVFVNNALLKYYCVFGDAHDAYKLFEESPVRDCVSFNTMINGFVRAGFVSCCFRVFGEMRGFCIQPDEYTFVALLSACSLLEDLRIGRQVHGLVYRELGCFGDNVLLVNALVNMYAKCGCLVMAERVASGVRIGKSVVAAWTSLVSAYALRGEVEVARRLFDQMGERDVVSWTAMISGYSHAGCFQEALELFVQLEGLGMKPDEVAVVNALSACARLGALELGRRIHQQYAGENWTCGPNGGFTCAVVDMYAKCGSVDAALDVFCKTSDDVKTTFLYNSLISGLAHHGLGEYAITLFEEMKLLGLKPDKVTFVAILSACGHCGLVDVGKKLFESMSTVYRVKPEMEHYGCMVDLLGRAGRLDEAHRLILKMPFTANAVIWRALLSACKVHGDIALARVASHELLEMEHDHGARYVMLSNMLADMDQHDEAHILRKAIDNVGIQKPAGWSYVEMNGTLHKFVAGNMSHPEAKTTELMLRDINIGLKYIGNVSA; via the coding sequence ATGGCGACGAAGCATGCACACGCACTATTATTAGGAATTAGAAACAAtgaatggttaaaaacattgttatcatCATGCAAAACCGTTCAACAAGCCTTTCAAATCCATGCCCACATAGTAGTAagtggtcaccaccaaaatatcttcctcttcaccaaactcttctctttttatgcatcttcttcacaaacattgCGTCATTCTCACATTCTCTTCTCTCAAATCACAAACCCTGATGTGTTCCTATGGAATGCTatcatcaaagcttactctctcacaattcaatctccacctcaacaccctttttctctctttaaGTCTATgttatcttcttcttcatcaccTGATACATTTACAttccctttccttcttaaatcgtgTGCTAATTCGTCCATAAGTGGTCCGAAACTTGGTCTTCAagttcattgccatgttgccAAAAATGGGGTTGAGTccgatgtttttgttaacaacgCTCTTTTGAAGTATTATTGTGTTTTTGGGGAtgcccatgatgcgtacaagctGTTTGAAGAAAGTCCGGTTAGAGATTGTGTTTCCTTTAATACGATGATTAATGGGTTTGTGCGTGCGGGTTTTGTAAGTTGTTGTTTCCGTGTTTTTGGGGAGATGAGAGGGTTTTGTATTCAGCCTGATGAGTACACTTTTGTTGCGTTGTTGTCGGCTTGTTCGTTGTTGGAGGATTTAAGGATTGGGAGGCAAGTTCATGGGTTGGTTTATAGGGAATTGGGTTGTTTTGGTGACAATGTTTTGCTGGTGAATGCACTTGTTAatatgtatgcaaaatgtgGATGCTTGGTGATGGCTGAAAGGGTTGCGAGTGGAGTGAGAATTGGGAAGAGTGTTGTTGCTGCTTGGACTTCTTTGGTGAGCGCGTATGCTTTACGTGGAGAAGTTGAGGTTGCTAGAAGATTGTTTGATCAAATGGGTGAAAGAGATGTGGTTTCTTGGACTGCTATGATTAGTGGTTACTCTCATGCTGGTTGTTTCCAAGAAGCATTGGAACTGTTTGTGCAATTGGAAGGTTTGGGGATGAAACCGGACGAGGTTGCTGTGGTTAATGCTCTTTCCGCGTGTGCGCGGCTAGGCGCCCTTGAGTTGGGAAGAAGGATTCACCAGCAATATGCTGGTGAGAATTGGACCTGTGGTCCAAATGGAGGATTCACATGTGCTGTTGTTGATATGTATGCTAAATGTGGAAGCGTTGATGCTGCTTTGGATGTGTTCTGTAAAACAAGTGATGATGTGAAAACAACTTTTCTGTATAATTCCCTTATCTCTGGTCTTGCTCATCATGGTCTTGGTGAATATGCTAtaactttatttgaagaaatgAAGTTATTAGGATTAAAACCAGATAAAGTCACATTTGTAGCAATTTTAAGTGCTTGTGGACATTGTGGTTTGGTTGATGTTGGCAAGAAGCTGTTTGAATCAATGTCAACTGTCTATCGTGTTAAACCTGAAATGgagcattatggttgtatgGTAGACCTTCTCGGAAGGGCTGGTCGTCTAGACGAAGCGCATCGTTTAATTCTAAAGATGCCGTTTACGGCCAATGCTGTCATTTGGAGAGCACTTTTAAGTGCTTGTAAAGTACATGGAGATATTGCATTGGCTAGAGTTGCAAGCCATGAGCTTCTTGAGATGGAACATGATCACGGCGCGCGTTATGTGATGCTGTCAAACATGCTAGCTGATATGGATCAACACGATGAAGCTCATATCTTGAGAAAAGCAATAGACAATGTTGGTATACAGAAGCCAGCTGGTTGGAGCTATGTGGAAATGAATGGAACTCTTCATAAGTTTGTGGCAGGTAATATGTCTCACCCAGAAGCCAAAACCACTGAGCTAATGCTTAGGGACATAAATATAGGACTGAAATATATTGGCAATGTTAGTGCATAA